In one Prosthecochloris aestuarii DSM 271 genomic region, the following are encoded:
- a CDS encoding aminoglycoside phosphotransferase family protein: MIIQEYLQRLLPGKNISDVLVTKITGEASNRQYFRIQEKNNSRVLCIDPGFRSADPASYPFLVLHNILASAAIAVPRIYAADNVSGCLLMEDCGNMMLQDAVREKPELTEPLYLDVIDIMVQIQRIEKEGDAIAFTLSFDREKLMFEFDFFITHALQNNRNVSMGSAATAQLRRQFESITDELTAETGLVLNHRDYHCRNILIHNHQPVIIDFQDARMGLAQYDAASLLRDSYHKLDDSLLQRLQRYHYDSLLERNLCSTAFDEYLRLFDLMAFQRNIKALGTFFYQSTVVGNNSFKQYIEPTIAYLPDYINRHAELKTAGRIIMETLAPSLS; the protein is encoded by the coding sequence ATGATTATACAAGAGTACCTTCAGCGATTATTACCCGGTAAAAACATCTCCGACGTTCTGGTTACAAAAATAACCGGGGAGGCCTCCAACAGGCAATATTTCAGAATTCAGGAAAAAAACAACAGCCGGGTGCTCTGCATCGATCCGGGATTCCGATCGGCTGATCCCGCATCGTATCCGTTCCTCGTTCTGCATAACATCCTGGCCTCTGCTGCCATCGCCGTACCCCGCATCTATGCCGCAGACAATGTATCGGGATGTCTGCTCATGGAAGATTGCGGAAATATGATGCTTCAGGATGCAGTCAGAGAGAAACCTGAACTGACCGAACCGCTCTACCTCGATGTTATCGACATCATGGTACAGATACAACGTATTGAAAAAGAGGGTGATGCCATTGCATTCACCCTCTCGTTCGACCGTGAAAAACTCATGTTCGAATTCGATTTCTTCATCACCCATGCCCTGCAGAACAATCGAAACGTCTCGATGGGGTCCGCCGCGACAGCTCAGCTCAGACGGCAATTCGAATCGATCACAGACGAGCTTACAGCGGAAACCGGGCTTGTGCTCAACCACAGAGACTATCACTGCCGCAACATTCTGATCCATAACCATCAACCGGTCATCATCGATTTTCAGGATGCCAGAATGGGCCTTGCACAATACGACGCAGCCTCGCTGCTCCGCGACTCCTATCACAAGCTTGACGATTCATTGCTGCAACGCCTCCAGCGTTATCATTACGACAGTCTGTTGGAACGAAACCTCTGCAGCACCGCCTTCGATGAGTACCTGCGCCTCTTCGACCTTATGGCTTTCCAGCGCAACATCAAGGCGCTCGGAACATTTTTCTACCAGTCAACTGTTGTGGGAAACAACTCTTTCAAGCAATATATTGAACCCACAATCGCCTATCTTCCCGACTATATAAACCGGCATGCCGAACTCAAAACAGCAGGCAGAATCATCATGGAAACTCTGGCACCATCTTTATCATGA
- a CDS encoding TolC family protein, with protein MKGLKRYRGIAAAACLLLLPSVANAQAMKLSANQAVDIALENNYSLKVAESRVDQADARYLQTRKAYLPTVTLSETFVGTNDPAAVFSYKLRQRIVSPADLGNQYLINNPEAISNFQVGIEVMQPLVNIDARKGRSAAAAARKSAEYQLDRAGDTVGFEVRKAYYGLVLATSNLKAVDRSIAAMQSHDREAGRAYAKGLITKSDKLSTGVRLAELREQRMMIQDEIRTASDALCFLLRLDGDTVIEPVDDLLSGGPGVVAGAEGVAEGRADLKALEAATEAAGYQYQMAKASSLPRLNAFGQTNWNDNSFPGLDEHNWTVGMTLSWTVFDGYGAIGKAQEAKAAELESRYRYEEGRDRSRYEVRQASRSLSTARSRIAIARQALEEAKVSLDYIGERYRSGMAMTFELLGRESAYTYAQMRLNKARYDYIIAGHELQYASGL; from the coding sequence ATGAAGGGCTTAAAAAGATATCGGGGAATCGCTGCTGCGGCGTGTCTGCTGCTGCTCCCGTCCGTCGCCAATGCGCAGGCCATGAAGCTTTCGGCTAACCAGGCCGTCGATATCGCGTTAGAGAACAACTATTCGCTCAAGGTTGCTGAAAGTCGTGTCGATCAGGCCGATGCGCGCTATCTTCAAACCCGCAAGGCGTACCTGCCTACGGTAACGCTGTCGGAAACGTTTGTCGGTACTAATGATCCGGCTGCAGTGTTCAGCTATAAGCTTCGTCAGCGGATTGTCAGCCCTGCCGATCTTGGCAATCAGTATCTGATTAATAATCCTGAGGCTATCTCGAATTTTCAGGTGGGCATCGAGGTGATGCAGCCCCTTGTCAATATTGATGCCAGAAAGGGCCGTTCGGCTGCAGCAGCTGCCAGAAAATCTGCAGAATATCAGCTCGATCGTGCCGGGGATACCGTCGGGTTCGAGGTCAGGAAGGCCTATTACGGGCTTGTTCTTGCAACAAGCAATCTGAAGGCGGTCGACCGCTCGATTGCGGCCATGCAATCACACGACCGTGAAGCCGGAAGAGCCTATGCAAAGGGGCTGATCACCAAGTCGGACAAGCTGTCGACCGGTGTACGTCTGGCGGAACTCAGAGAGCAGCGGATGATGATTCAGGATGAGATCAGAACCGCTTCTGATGCACTTTGTTTTCTGTTGCGTCTTGACGGAGATACCGTTATTGAGCCTGTTGACGATCTATTGAGCGGCGGGCCCGGAGTTGTTGCCGGGGCCGAAGGAGTTGCTGAAGGGCGTGCAGACCTGAAGGCCCTTGAAGCGGCAACTGAAGCGGCAGGGTACCAGTATCAAATGGCAAAAGCATCGTCGCTGCCCCGGTTGAACGCATTTGGCCAGACAAACTGGAATGATAACAGTTTTCCGGGACTTGACGAACATAACTGGACTGTCGGGATGACGCTGAGCTGGACGGTATTCGACGGGTATGGAGCTATTGGTAAGGCTCAGGAGGCAAAAGCTGCAGAATTGGAGTCGCGTTACCGCTATGAGGAGGGGCGCGACAGAAGTCGTTACGAGGTACGACAGGCTTCGAGGTCACTGTCTACGGCTCGATCACGAATCGCTATTGCGCGACAGGCCCTGGAAGAGGCGAAAGTGAGCCTTGATTATATTGGCGAACGCTATCGCAGCGGTATGGCTATGACGTTTGAGCTGCTCGGAAGAGAGTCTGCATACACCTATGCTCAGATGAGACTTAATAAAGCGAGATATGATTATATCATTGCGGGCCATGAGCTTCAGTATGCCTCCGGTCTCTGA
- a CDS encoding metal-sensitive transcriptional regulator, producing the protein MDDIVLRLKKVNGQIQGLIRMMESRENCDKVIVQFQAAKAALDKTYSLVLNSSLQECMSQHDSENIEKILKLISKK; encoded by the coding sequence ATGGATGATATTGTATTACGTTTGAAGAAAGTTAACGGTCAGATTCAGGGCTTGATCAGAATGATGGAGAGCCGGGAAAACTGCGACAAGGTGATTGTCCAGTTCCAGGCAGCAAAGGCTGCTCTCGACAAAACCTATTCATTGGTACTCAACAGTAGTCTTCAGGAGTGCATGAGTCAGCATGATTCTGAAAACATTGAGAAGATTCTCAAGCTTATTTCAAAAAAATAG
- a CDS encoding DUF1997 domain-containing protein, whose protein sequence is MEVVGRSKAHIIVESCLSDSYAYFEQHEKILQCNPYCQNVSYLPDHGIYKWIFQVEDPRNNPITALFFVEQRCELLDADEQKVAECLAVMKNKELHEGGGKRIRWVNAERTPDIAIDDNHTFVGRANTEICLLHQKDNKTAVHFETDIALDFDLSFPLNMMPEGVLKFMSEAIMSQIMQQATESMLCQLQSDMCCAVPMLSVEGGQR, encoded by the coding sequence ATGGAAGTTGTAGGAAGAAGCAAAGCGCATATTATTGTCGAATCATGTCTGAGCGACTCTTATGCCTATTTTGAGCAGCATGAAAAGATTCTGCAGTGTAACCCATATTGTCAGAATGTCAGTTACCTTCCCGATCATGGTATATACAAGTGGATTTTTCAGGTCGAAGATCCCCGTAACAACCCTATTACAGCCCTCTTTTTCGTCGAACAGCGCTGTGAGCTGCTTGATGCCGATGAGCAGAAGGTGGCTGAGTGTCTTGCGGTTATGAAAAACAAGGAGCTGCATGAAGGAGGTGGCAAGCGTATACGTTGGGTGAATGCTGAGCGTACTCCGGATATCGCTATTGACGATAATCATACCTTTGTGGGCAGGGCTAATACTGAAATCTGTCTTCTTCACCAGAAAGACAACAAGACCGCAGTTCATTTCGAAACCGATATTGCGCTCGATTTTGATCTCTCTTTTCCTCTGAATATGATGCCTGAAGGCGTTTTGAAATTTATGAGTGAGGCGATTATGTCGCAGATTATGCAGCAGGCGACAGAGAGTATGCTCTGCCAGCTGCAGTCGGATATGTGCTGTGCAGTTCCGATGCTTTCAGTTGAAGGAGGTCAGCGCTGA
- a CDS encoding TsoY family (seleno)protein, translated as MRKNLGKEYSPLYFLASLGSGGIAVTFFMFLMFMVEHKGRSIPVFEDIQVALLSGNPWLVSLVALSVAGIVYFGIQHYRLLVWNISEYSGFRKTSVFDSLKSTDGEVQLMAIPLTYAMGINVMFILGAVFVPGLWDIVEYLFPFAMAAFLAVGIYASAIFLRFFSRVIAMGHFDCESNNSLSQMLSIFAFSMVAVGLSASAAMSHNVLTSGLGIIFASVFTAVVVTLGIIKIVLGFRSMLANGINYEASVSLWIVIPILTVMAITVNRVSMGLVHNFGAVIHPWFHVVFFSMVIGVQILFGLLGYGVMKKMGYFGDFVHGDGKSVATYAAICPGVAFFVLGNFLLNKGLVAAGFVLQFSVAYFLLYIPLVAVQVQTIRVLLRLNAKMLRG; from the coding sequence ATGCGTAAAAATTTAGGGAAAGAGTATTCGCCGCTCTATTTCCTTGCTTCTCTCGGAAGCGGGGGCATCGCTGTGACGTTTTTCATGTTCCTGATGTTCATGGTCGAGCATAAGGGTCGTTCCATTCCGGTTTTCGAGGATATCCAGGTTGCGCTTCTGTCAGGCAATCCATGGCTTGTGAGTCTGGTGGCGCTCAGTGTCGCAGGGATTGTTTATTTCGGGATACAGCATTATCGTCTTCTGGTATGGAATATCAGTGAGTATTCGGGTTTCAGGAAGACCTCTGTGTTTGACTCACTGAAGTCGACAGATGGAGAGGTACAACTTATGGCTATTCCCCTGACCTACGCTATGGGCATCAATGTGATGTTCATTCTTGGTGCTGTGTTTGTTCCGGGCCTGTGGGATATTGTGGAGTACCTGTTTCCATTTGCCATGGCAGCGTTTCTGGCCGTTGGAATCTATGCCTCCGCTATATTTCTGCGGTTCTTCTCGCGCGTTATTGCAATGGGGCATTTCGATTGCGAAAGCAATAACAGTCTCAGTCAGATGCTCTCCATATTCGCTTTTTCAATGGTCGCTGTTGGCCTGTCAGCCTCTGCAGCTATGAGCCACAACGTGCTGACTTCGGGGCTGGGCATCATTTTTGCATCGGTTTTTACGGCGGTTGTCGTGACGCTGGGGATCATCAAGATCGTTCTCGGATTCCGTTCTATGCTCGCAAATGGAATCAATTACGAAGCTTCCGTGTCTCTCTGGATTGTCATCCCGATTCTGACCGTGATGGCGATTACCGTGAACAGGGTGTCGATGGGCCTTGTGCACAATTTTGGTGCGGTGATCCACCCCTGGTTTCATGTGGTGTTTTTTTCGATGGTCATCGGTGTCCAGATCCTGTTCGGCCTGCTTGGCTATGGTGTTATGAAGAAAATGGGGTATTTCGGCGATTTTGTGCACGGCGACGGCAAGAGCGTTGCTACGTATGCTGCGATCTGTCCCGGCGTTGCGTTTTTTGTGCTCGGCAATTTTCTTTTGAACAAGGGGCTTGTCGCTGCCGGCTTCGTGCTACAGTTTTCTGTGGCGTATTTTCTGCTCTATATTCCTCTGGTGGCAGTACAGGTTCAGACCATCCGTGTGCTCCTGAGGCTCAATGCGAAAATGCTCAGGGGTTGA
- a CDS encoding sugar phosphate nucleotidyltransferase: MKAFVLAAGFGTRLRPLTVSIPKPLIPVLNIPSLCYTLFLLKEAGIRDIVCNLHYHADAIVRYLEEQDFFGMNIMISEEKEILGTGGGLKKCESLLKDDDFVLINSDIITDISLDALIKAYRRSDASGVLMLHETPQAGAIGHIGVQNGMVKDFRNMRRTELRSDLIYTGTAVLSPDIFNHLQTGFSSIVDTGFTGLIDNGGVASYVHDGLWQDIGTLEEYLYSSTHKNRPVLELGNRMQNALGIRPHMLADDARISPEATVTSSVIGKGCQVGPGAIIENALLLPGVSIDERQIVSNSIVYTEGIITLNQVITENPGS; this comes from the coding sequence ATGAAAGCCTTCGTTCTCGCTGCCGGCTTCGGAACACGACTCAGACCGCTGACCGTCAGCATACCCAAACCACTGATACCCGTCCTGAACATTCCCTCGCTGTGCTACACGCTCTTCCTTCTCAAAGAAGCGGGCATCAGGGACATCGTCTGCAACCTGCACTATCATGCAGATGCCATCGTCAGATATCTCGAAGAGCAGGATTTTTTCGGCATGAATATCATGATCTCGGAGGAAAAAGAGATCCTCGGTACCGGAGGAGGTCTGAAAAAATGCGAATCATTGCTCAAGGATGATGATTTTGTCCTGATCAACAGCGATATTATTACTGATATCAGCCTCGATGCGCTCATCAAGGCCTACCGCAGGAGCGACGCGTCAGGAGTACTCATGCTTCATGAAACCCCCCAGGCTGGAGCTATTGGCCATATTGGTGTTCAGAACGGAATGGTCAAGGATTTCAGGAACATGCGAAGAACGGAACTCCGATCAGACCTTATTTATACAGGAACCGCCGTTCTCAGCCCGGATATCTTCAATCATCTGCAAACAGGGTTTTCAAGCATTGTCGACACGGGCTTTACAGGCCTTATCGATAACGGCGGGGTGGCATCATATGTACATGACGGACTCTGGCAGGATATCGGTACACTTGAAGAGTACCTCTACAGCTCAACACACAAAAACAGACCGGTTCTGGAGCTTGGCAACCGTATGCAGAACGCTCTCGGAATCAGGCCGCATATGCTTGCCGACGATGCCCGAATCAGTCCGGAAGCAACCGTTACATCATCGGTTATCGGTAAAGGTTGCCAGGTCGGCCCTGGCGCAATCATAGAGAACGCTCTACTCCTGCCCGGCGTCTCGATCGATGAACGACAGATCGTCAGCAACAGCATCGTCTATACAGAAGGAATCATTACTCTCAACCAGGTAATCACGGAGAACCCCGGCTCATGA